From a region of the Rathayibacter sp. VKM Ac-2804 genome:
- a CDS encoding molybdopterin-dependent oxidoreductase, giving the protein MGIITRGFFGKREQNPDVPPGQYLEKGFPVLSIGPTPNIHEWAFSIDAGPAGVRRWTADEFAALPREDIHTDIHCVTRWSKLGTNWRGVSVDLLLEGIESDAGFVMAQSYGGYTTNLPLSEIRGGKAWIATEFEGAPLAAEHGGPARLLVPHLYLWKSAKWVRSLRLMPGDEPGFWEQNGYHMHGDPWKEERYW; this is encoded by the coding sequence ATGGGCATCATCACGCGGGGCTTCTTCGGGAAGCGCGAGCAGAACCCGGACGTCCCGCCGGGGCAGTACCTGGAGAAGGGCTTCCCCGTCCTCTCCATCGGGCCGACCCCGAACATCCACGAATGGGCCTTCTCGATCGACGCGGGCCCGGCGGGAGTGCGCCGCTGGACGGCCGACGAGTTCGCCGCGCTGCCCCGCGAGGACATCCACACGGACATCCACTGCGTCACGCGCTGGTCGAAGCTCGGCACGAACTGGCGCGGTGTCTCGGTCGACCTCCTGCTCGAGGGCATCGAGAGCGACGCCGGCTTCGTGATGGCGCAGAGCTACGGCGGCTATACGACCAACCTGCCGCTCTCGGAGATCCGCGGCGGCAAGGCCTGGATCGCGACCGAGTTCGAGGGTGCGCCGCTCGCGGCCGAGCACGGCGGCCCGGCGCGGCTGCTCGTGCCGCACCTCTACCTCTGGAAGAGCGCGAAGTGGGTGCGCAGCCTCCGCCTCATGCCGGGCGACGAGCCCGGCTTCTGGGAGCAGAACGGCTATCACATGCACGGCGATCCCTGGAAGGAGGAGCGCTACTGGTGA
- a CDS encoding M4 family metallopeptidase: MSRTVVPPYLLVRIARLDDPAFARAARAASRSLEQDVPFRRVRPGEPSPGRSTATASPVPRAERVAALQRTISDAQSTETLPGTVVRTEGAPATGDAAADEAYDGLGAMSEFLQQAFGRDSIDDAWLPLDATVHFGEDYDNAFWDGSRMVFGDGDGQVFRRFTVSQSVIGHELAHGITEYTANLVYRGQSGALNESISDVFGAMLEQFGAGQSAEDASWLIGEGLFTDEVQGTALRSMIAPGTAYDDDVLGKDPQPGSMADYVDTEDDNGGVHINSGIPNRAFAVAAIELGGPSWERAGPVWYDVLTGGVLTATADFEGFAALTVAAAAERFGAGSEVEAAVRTGWTTVGVELPAA, translated from the coding sequence ATGAGCAGAACAGTCGTGCCGCCGTATCTCCTCGTCCGCATCGCCCGACTCGACGACCCGGCCTTCGCCCGGGCCGCGCGGGCGGCCAGCCGCTCGCTCGAGCAGGACGTTCCCTTCCGTCGCGTCCGGCCGGGAGAGCCCTCCCCCGGTCGCTCGACCGCCACCGCGTCGCCGGTCCCCCGCGCGGAGCGGGTCGCCGCCCTCCAGCGAACCATCTCGGACGCGCAGTCGACCGAGACCCTGCCCGGCACCGTCGTGCGCACCGAGGGCGCTCCCGCCACCGGCGACGCCGCGGCGGACGAGGCCTACGACGGGCTCGGCGCGATGTCCGAGTTCCTCCAGCAGGCCTTCGGCCGCGACTCGATCGACGACGCCTGGCTGCCGCTGGACGCGACGGTGCACTTCGGCGAGGACTACGACAACGCCTTCTGGGACGGCTCGCGGATGGTCTTCGGCGACGGCGACGGCCAGGTCTTCCGCCGCTTCACGGTCTCGCAGAGCGTGATCGGCCACGAGCTGGCGCACGGGATCACCGAGTACACCGCGAACCTCGTCTACCGCGGGCAGTCGGGCGCGCTCAACGAGTCGATCTCCGACGTCTTCGGCGCGATGCTCGAGCAGTTCGGCGCCGGGCAGAGCGCGGAGGACGCGAGCTGGCTCATCGGCGAGGGCCTCTTCACGGACGAGGTGCAGGGCACCGCGCTGCGCTCGATGATCGCGCCGGGCACGGCCTACGACGACGACGTGCTCGGGAAGGACCCGCAGCCCGGCTCGATGGCCGACTACGTCGACACCGAGGACGACAACGGCGGGGTGCACATCAACTCCGGCATCCCCAACCGCGCGTTCGCGGTCGCGGCGATCGAGCTGGGCGGGCCCTCCTGGGAGCGCGCGGGGCCGGTCTGGTACGACGTGCTGACCGGCGGCGTGCTCACGGCGACGGCGGACTTCGAGGGCTTCGCGGCGCTGACCGTCGCCGCGGCGGCCGAGCGCTTCGGCGCGGGCTCCGAGGTCGAGGCGGCGGTCCGCACCGGCTGGACGACGGTGGGGGTCGAGCTGCCGGCGGCCTGA
- a CDS encoding protealysin inhibitor emfourin, translating to MDVIVSRSGGFAGLRRVWRIDVDEQPDERAWHDLLGSLDWDDRPRAATPTAGRPDRFVYEIRVQTHTVRLGETELDGAWRELVERVKRAQPR from the coding sequence ATGGATGTGATCGTGTCGCGCAGTGGCGGCTTCGCCGGGCTCCGCCGGGTCTGGCGGATCGATGTCGACGAGCAGCCGGACGAGCGCGCGTGGCACGACCTGCTCGGCTCGCTCGACTGGGACGACCGGCCGCGCGCCGCGACGCCGACCGCCGGGCGGCCGGACCGCTTCGTCTACGAGATCCGAGTGCAGACGCACACGGTGCGGCTCGGCGAGACGGAGCTCGACGGGGCCTGGCGAGAGCTCGTGGAGCGGGTGAAGCGCGCGCAGCCGCGCTGA
- a CDS encoding FKBP-type peptidyl-prolyl cis-trans isomerase, with amino-acid sequence MSSENLTKPELDAPDGPAPDSLVVEDLVIGDGAEAQPGSTVDVHYLGVEYDTGEEFDSSWSRNQSINFPLNNLIRAWQQGIPGMKVGGRRKLICPPALAYGPAGGGHPLSGKTLIFVIDLLGTK; translated from the coding sequence ATGAGCAGCGAGAACCTGACCAAGCCCGAGCTCGACGCCCCCGACGGCCCGGCCCCCGATTCCCTCGTCGTCGAGGACCTCGTCATCGGCGACGGCGCCGAGGCCCAGCCCGGCTCCACAGTCGACGTGCACTACCTCGGCGTCGAGTACGACACCGGCGAGGAGTTCGACTCCTCCTGGAGCCGCAACCAGTCGATCAACTTCCCCCTCAACAACCTCATCCGCGCCTGGCAGCAGGGCATCCCCGGCATGAAGGTCGGCGGCCGTCGCAAGCTGATCTGCCCGCCCGCCCTCGCCTACGGCCCCGCCGGCGGAGGCCACCCCCTCTCCGGCAAGACCCTGATCTTCGTGATCGACCTCCTCGGCACGAAGTAG
- a CDS encoding UvrD-helicase domain-containing protein, whose product MTDSDTILESELSRERAYVAGLYARLDELIAQSREALDSVRIESVGGNHQSRSERDAFARLYEDRIRSLSGADDRLAFGRLTLADAETEHRYIGRIGLRDDEQDTLLLDWRAPQSAAFYQATAARPMGTRARRHLTLRGREVIRFEDEVFDEELLREGTALQGEGALMAALGAQRTGRMHDIVATIQGEQDRIIRSELRGVLVVQGGPGTGKTAVALHRAAYLLYSHRDRIASSGVLVVGPSRSFLRYIEAVLPSLGETGVVLSTLGQLYPGLDLIEEDRPAVARVKGSARMAELLKRAVRSRQAVPAETLVLDVNGEKLRLEPHEVERAITRARDSRKPHNEARVTFVKAMITQLTRQLADQLRSHGNTVDEADEAVLREDVRTAYDVRVALNTAWIPLTPEKLLQDLYARPNWFASLTPRWTPEQRALLRRDRDAAFTVSDVPLLDEAAELLGAYDDHADAQKKAEKEQRRRDVENAEAAIRNMGVDGLVNAKDLAAGFAERTSVGTTAERAAADRSWTYGHVVVDEAQELSPMQWRVLLRRCPMRSFTIVGDVAQASGASAASSWDAALRDTFGRQGRDGEAAPWRLEELTVNYRTPAQIVAYAERTARDNGLEITPGEAVRSTEWPVRTVRDRGDAVLADRVLAVVLEDRAIGDGTLAVIAPDDELDAITARLEQELGREVGRGSRGLDRPVAVLSTADAKGLEFDSVLIARPRLIAAEERGAASLYVAMTRPTQRLTLVE is encoded by the coding sequence ATGACGGACAGCGACACGATCCTCGAGTCCGAGCTCTCGCGCGAGCGCGCGTACGTGGCGGGGCTCTACGCCCGCCTCGACGAGCTGATCGCGCAGTCCAGGGAGGCGCTCGACTCCGTCCGGATCGAGAGCGTCGGCGGCAACCACCAGAGCCGGTCCGAGCGCGACGCGTTCGCGCGCCTCTACGAGGACCGCATCCGCTCGCTCTCCGGTGCCGACGACCGCCTCGCCTTCGGCCGGCTCACCCTCGCCGACGCCGAGACGGAGCACCGCTACATCGGCCGCATCGGGCTCCGCGACGACGAGCAGGACACCCTGCTGCTCGACTGGCGCGCCCCCCAGTCGGCCGCCTTCTACCAGGCCACCGCCGCCCGCCCGATGGGCACCCGCGCCCGCCGGCACCTCACCCTCCGCGGCCGCGAGGTGATCCGCTTCGAGGACGAGGTCTTCGACGAGGAGCTGCTGCGCGAGGGCACGGCGCTCCAGGGCGAGGGCGCCCTGATGGCGGCCCTCGGCGCGCAGCGCACCGGGCGGATGCACGACATCGTGGCGACCATCCAAGGCGAGCAGGACCGCATCATCCGCTCCGAGCTGCGCGGCGTGCTCGTCGTGCAGGGCGGCCCCGGCACCGGCAAGACCGCGGTGGCGCTGCACCGCGCCGCCTACCTCCTCTACTCGCACCGCGACCGCATCGCGTCCTCGGGTGTCCTCGTCGTCGGGCCGTCGCGCTCGTTCCTGCGGTACATCGAGGCGGTGCTGCCCTCGCTCGGCGAGACCGGCGTCGTGCTCTCCACCCTCGGCCAGCTCTACCCGGGCCTCGACCTGATCGAGGAGGACCGCCCCGCGGTCGCCCGGGTCAAGGGCTCCGCGCGGATGGCCGAGCTGCTCAAGCGCGCCGTCCGCTCGCGCCAGGCCGTGCCGGCCGAGACGCTGGTCCTCGACGTCAACGGCGAGAAGCTGCGGCTCGAGCCGCACGAGGTGGAGCGGGCGATCACCCGCGCCCGCGACTCCCGCAAGCCGCACAACGAGGCCCGCGTCACCTTCGTGAAGGCGATGATCACCCAGCTCACGAGGCAGCTGGCCGACCAGCTGCGCAGCCACGGCAACACGGTCGACGAGGCCGACGAGGCGGTCCTGCGCGAGGACGTCCGGACCGCCTACGACGTCCGCGTCGCGCTCAACACCGCGTGGATCCCGCTCACCCCGGAGAAGCTGCTGCAGGACCTCTACGCCCGGCCGAACTGGTTCGCCTCGCTCACCCCCCGCTGGACCCCGGAGCAGCGCGCCCTGCTCCGCCGCGACCGCGACGCCGCCTTCACCGTCTCGGACGTGCCGCTGCTCGACGAGGCGGCCGAGCTCCTCGGCGCCTACGACGACCACGCCGACGCGCAGAAGAAGGCCGAGAAGGAGCAGCGCCGCCGCGACGTCGAGAACGCCGAGGCCGCGATCCGCAACATGGGCGTCGACGGGCTCGTCAACGCCAAGGACCTCGCGGCGGGATTCGCCGAGCGCACCAGTGTCGGCACCACCGCCGAGCGCGCGGCGGCCGACCGCTCCTGGACCTACGGCCACGTCGTGGTCGACGAGGCGCAGGAGCTCTCGCCGATGCAGTGGCGGGTGCTGCTGCGGCGCTGCCCGATGCGCTCCTTCACCATCGTCGGCGACGTCGCCCAGGCGTCCGGAGCCTCGGCCGCCTCCAGCTGGGACGCCGCCCTCCGGGACACCTTCGGCCGCCAGGGCCGCGACGGCGAGGCCGCGCCGTGGCGCCTCGAGGAGCTGACCGTCAACTACCGCACGCCTGCGCAGATCGTCGCCTACGCCGAGCGCACGGCGCGCGACAACGGACTCGAGATCACCCCCGGCGAGGCGGTGCGCTCCACGGAGTGGCCGGTCCGCACCGTGCGCGACCGCGGCGACGCCGTGCTCGCCGACCGGGTGCTCGCCGTCGTCCTGGAGGACCGGGCCATCGGGGACGGCACCCTCGCCGTGATCGCCCCGGACGACGAGCTCGACGCGATCACCGCGCGGCTGGAGCAGGAGCTCGGCCGCGAGGTCGGGCGCGGCTCCCGCGGTCTCGACCGCCCGGTCGCCGTGCTCTCGACGGCCGACGCGAAGGGGCTCGAGTTCGACTCCGTCCTGATCGCCCGGCCGCGGCTGATCGCGGCGGAGGAGCGCGGCGCGGCCTCGCTCTACGTCGCGATGACCCGGCCGACGCAGCGCCTCACGCTGGTCGAGTGA